One genomic segment of Methanothermococcus okinawensis IH1 includes these proteins:
- the nikR gene encoding nickel-responsive transcriptional regulator NikR → MVDMDRISISLPTKLLGEFDEIIADRGYASRSEAIRDAIRDYIIKHKWIHSLEGERAGTITVIYDHHASDLMEKITEIQHEYMDLIVATLHMHLDHDHCMEVVLVKGDAKKIRELTDKLTSQKGVKQVKLTVMVPGGNIPE, encoded by the coding sequence ATGGTAGATATGGATAGGATTAGCATATCTTTGCCTACTAAATTACTTGGAGAATTTGATGAAATAATTGCCGATAGAGGTTATGCAAGCAGAAGTGAAGCAATTAGGGATGCTATAAGGGATTATATTATAAAGCACAAATGGATACATAGTTTAGAAGGAGAAAGAGCAGGAACTATTACTGTAATATATGACCACCATGCTTCTGACTTAATGGAGAAAATAACGGAAATACAGCATGAATATATGGATTTAATCGTGGCAACGCTCCACATGCATTTAGACCATGACCATTGTATGGAAGTTGTGCTTGTGAAGGGGGATGCTAAGAAAATAAGGGAATTAACTGATAAATTAACCTCTCAAAAAGGAGTAAAACAGGTAAAATTAACCGTTATGGTTCCGGGGGGAAATATTCCAGAATAA
- a CDS encoding helix-turn-helix domain-containing protein — MPNLTTTLNIKYNNKSITEKQIEILKLISENKSQNKVAKILNIPPSSVNIQIKRLEKKLGVKLIYSSTSGTILTESAQNIVKYYESVQKRISKNPFIACGYISGELGKILFDDVVISSFDNIIKLHEMDLTSIIGIDDPYWSFRLGEPIPVAYDHFIMAYKKNLM; from the coding sequence ATGCCAAACTTAACCACAACACTTAATATAAAATACAATAATAAATCCATAACCGAAAAACAAATAGAAATACTTAAATTAATCTCTGAAAATAAATCTCAAAACAAAGTTGCAAAAATATTAAATATACCTCCATCTTCTGTAAATATCCAAATAAAAAGGCTTGAAAAAAAACTTGGTGTAAAGCTTATATATTCTTCAACATCTGGCACAATATTGACTGAATCTGCTCAAAATATAGTAAAATATTACGAATCTGTGCAGAAAAGGATATCTAAAAACCCATTTATCGCCTGTGGATATATAAGTGGGGAGTTGGGCAAAATACTATTTGATGATGTGGTGATATCCTCATTTGATAACATAATAAAACTTCATGAGATGGATTTAACGAGTATTATAGGCATAGATGACCCATATTGGAGTTTTAGACTTGGAGAGCCTATACCTGTGGCTTATGACCATTTTATTATGGCGTATAAAAAAAATTTGATGTAA
- the fni gene encoding type 2 isopentenyl-diphosphate Delta-isomerase, producing MNNNSIEFRKLEHLLVCNYCDVEYKKGTLLDDVELIHRGISNCDLNNIDTSIELFGKKLDAPLIVAAITGGHSKAREINKNIAKAVEELNLGMGVGSQRAGLLNSSLIDTYSVVRDYTSSLVIGNLGAVNFIEDGWDEDIIDKSVNMVDANAMAIHFNPLQEAIQPEGDVNFKGIYILKNTIEDYKKKYKNIPFIAKQVGEGFSREDAEILKNIGFDGIDVGGSGGTSWAAVEYHRIKDENLKNFSKQFLEWGIPTAASILEVRSVFDGTVIGTGGIRSGMDIAKSMAIGADCCGVALPILKAALRSSDEVINVLEKMIKELKTVMFLVGCDSIEDLKKSRYIIKNELKEWISSK from the coding sequence ATGAATAATAATAGTATAGAATTTCGGAAACTTGAACACCTTTTGGTGTGCAATTACTGTGATGTTGAATATAAAAAAGGAACACTTCTTGATGATGTTGAATTAATCCACAGAGGAATATCCAATTGTGATTTAAATAATATCGATACCTCAATTGAACTTTTTGGAAAAAAATTAGATGCTCCATTGATTGTAGCTGCAATAACTGGTGGTCATTCAAAGGCTAGGGAGATTAACAAAAATATAGCAAAGGCTGTGGAAGAACTTAACTTAGGTATGGGCGTAGGCTCTCAAAGGGCAGGATTGTTAAACAGTAGTTTGATAGATACCTATTCAGTTGTAAGAGATTATACCTCATCACTTGTTATTGGCAATCTTGGGGCAGTTAATTTTATAGAAGATGGTTGGGATGAAGATATAATTGATAAATCTGTAAATATGGTAGATGCAAATGCCATGGCAATCCATTTTAACCCACTTCAAGAGGCAATCCAGCCAGAAGGGGATGTTAATTTTAAAGGGATATATATATTAAAAAATACTATAGAGGATTATAAGAAAAAATATAAAAATATCCCATTTATAGCAAAACAGGTTGGAGAAGGCTTTTCAAGAGAGGATGCAGAGATTTTAAAGAACATAGGATTTGATGGGATTGATGTTGGGGGAAGTGGAGGCACATCATGGGCAGCTGTTGAATACCATAGGATAAAAGATGAAAATCTTAAAAATTTCTCAAAACAATTTTTGGAGTGGGGGATTCCAACAGCAGCATCTATATTGGAAGTTAGAAGTGTTTTTGACGGCACAGTAATTGGAACAGGAGGTATAAGGTCTGGAATGGATATTGCAAAATCCATGGCAATAGGGGCAGATTGTTGCGGTGTGGCACTACCTATATTAAAAGCTGCATTGCGGAGCTCCGATGAAGTAATAAATGTTCTTGAAAAAATGATAAAAGAATTAAAAACAGTCATGTTTTTAGTGGGCTGTGATAGTATAGAGGATTTAAAAAAATCTCGTTATATTATAAAAAATGAGTTGAAGGAATGGATTAGTAGTAAGTAA
- a CDS encoding RNase J family beta-CASP ribonuclease, giving the protein MQLEVVAIGGYEEVGRNMTAVNVDGEIIIFDMGLRLDRVMIHEDSDVSKMHSLNLIEMGVIPDDTVMKNIEGEVKAIVVSHGHLDHIGAITKLAHRYNAPIIGTPYTLELVKREILSEKKFDVRNPLITLNAKETMDLTPNLSLEFIKITHSIPDAVLPVLHTPYGAIVYGNDFKFDNIPIVGEKPDYRAIKKVGKKGVICMISESTRVNFEGKTPSEGVAASLLKNDLLGTDNENNGVVITTFSSHIARIKSITEIAERMGRIPVLIGRSMAKYCGIAEDIGLVEFPKNTKMAGDPTSVDRIFHQVMKEGKEKYMLVVTGHQGEEGAVLSRMATNKTPFRFERHDQVVFSADVIPNPMNAAQRYMLEARLKLAGVRLFKGAHVSGHAAKEDHRDMIRWLNPEHIIPAHGDFNLTATYAKLAEEEGYRLGEDVHLLRNGQSLKFERII; this is encoded by the coding sequence TTGCAATTAGAAGTAGTAGCTATTGGCGGATATGAAGAAGTCGGAAGGAATATGACTGCTGTTAATGTGGATGGAGAAATAATCATATTTGATATGGGATTAAGACTTGATAGAGTTATGATACATGAAGACAGCGATGTTTCAAAAATGCATAGCTTAAATTTAATAGAAATGGGTGTAATTCCTGATGATACTGTAATGAAGAATATAGAAGGAGAGGTTAAGGCTATTGTGGTTTCTCATGGACACCTTGACCACATAGGGGCTATTACAAAGCTTGCCCATAGATACAATGCTCCTATTATCGGAACACCATATACCTTAGAACTCGTGAAAAGGGAAATATTAAGTGAAAAAAAATTCGATGTGAGAAATCCATTGATTACATTGAATGCAAAAGAAACGATGGATTTAACTCCAAATTTATCTTTGGAATTCATAAAAATAACCCACAGTATTCCAGATGCTGTTCTTCCAGTTCTTCATACACCTTATGGTGCCATTGTATATGGGAATGACTTTAAATTTGACAATATACCTATTGTAGGTGAAAAACCAGATTACCGAGCAATAAAAAAAGTTGGTAAAAAAGGCGTAATCTGCATGATTTCTGAGAGCACAAGAGTGAATTTTGAAGGAAAAACCCCATCAGAAGGTGTAGCAGCAAGTCTTTTGAAAAATGATTTGCTTGGAACCGATAATGAAAATAACGGCGTGGTAATTACAACATTTTCATCCCACATTGCAAGGATAAAATCTATTACTGAAATTGCAGAGCGAATGGGAAGAATCCCTGTGTTAATAGGAAGGTCTATGGCTAAATACTGTGGAATAGCAGAGGATATAGGTCTTGTAGAATTTCCAAAAAATACAAAGATGGCAGGAGACCCAACTTCTGTTGATAGAATATTCCATCAAGTAATGAAAGAAGGCAAAGAAAAATACATGCTTGTAGTTACTGGACACCAAGGGGAAGAAGGAGCAGTTTTATCAAGAATGGCTACAAATAAAACTCCTTTTAGATTTGAAAGGCACGACCAAGTGGTATTTTCAGCTGATGTAATCCCAAATCCAATGAATGCAGCACAGAGATATATGTTGGAAGCTCGTTTAAAATTGGCTGGAGTAAGACTTTTTAAAGGAGCTCATGTTTCAGGACATGCTGCTAAGGAAGACCACAGGGACATGATAAGATGGTTAAATCCAGAACATATAATTCCTGCTCATGGAGATTTCAATCTCACAGCAACCTATGCAAAACTTGCAGAGGAAGAGGGATACAGGCTTGGAGAGGATGTTCATCTTCTAAGAAATGGTCAGAGTTTGAAATTTGAAAGAATTATTTAA
- a CDS encoding polyprenyl synthetase family protein, with protein sequence MEIFDKELLSKIDNELNKYVEKDNTLYNASKHLLFAGGKRIRPYLATLTYMLKKDNLDEILPPAVAVELIHNYTLIHDDIMDNDDERRGRTTVHVEYGEPIAILAGDLLYAKAFEAISNIKDPKKAHEVLKALSKACVEVCEGQAMDMEFEDRDKISLDDYFEMISKKTGALIIAPIEIGAIMAECTDEERNALYEYAKRIGMTFQIQDDVLDLIGDNKKIGKPVGSDIREGKKTVIVLHALENLPNNKKERLLKILGNNNATDEEIKEAIDILGDSINYAKNIMKNATEEAKNYLKIFDAEKRKRLEAIADFIMDRVY encoded by the coding sequence ATGGAAATATTCGATAAAGAATTATTGTCAAAAATAGATAATGAATTAAATAAATATGTTGAAAAAGATAACACATTGTATAATGCTTCAAAACATCTTTTATTTGCCGGCGGTAAAAGAATAAGACCTTATTTGGCAACTTTAACATACATGCTAAAAAAAGACAATCTTGATGAGATATTGCCCCCTGCTGTTGCAGTAGAATTAATTCATAATTATACCCTTATACATGATGACATTATGGATAATGATGATGAGAGAAGAGGAAGAACAACGGTTCATGTTGAGTATGGGGAGCCAATCGCTATACTTGCCGGTGATTTACTATATGCAAAAGCCTTTGAAGCAATATCAAATATTAAAGACCCAAAAAAAGCCCACGAAGTTTTAAAGGCATTGTCAAAAGCTTGTGTGGAGGTATGTGAAGGTCAGGCAATGGATATGGAGTTTGAGGATAGGGATAAAATAAGTTTGGATGATTATTTTGAAATGATTTCAAAGAAAACTGGGGCGTTGATTATAGCTCCTATTGAAATTGGTGCAATAATGGCAGAATGCACCGATGAGGAAAGAAATGCACTATATGAATATGCCAAAAGAATAGGTATGACATTCCAAATACAGGACGATGTTTTGGATTTAATTGGAGATAATAAAAAGATTGGAAAGCCTGTGGGAAGTGATATAAGAGAAGGTAAAAAAACTGTTATTGTATTACATGCTCTTGAAAATCTTCCAAATAATAAAAAAGAAAGACTGTTAAAAATATTGGGGAATAATAATGCCACAGATGAAGAAATTAAAGAGGCAATAGATATACTGGGCGATTCTATAAATTATGCAAAAAATATTATGAAGAATGCTACGGAAGAGGCTAAGAATTATTTAAAAATATTTGACGCTGAAAAAAGAAAAAGATTAGAAGCTATTGCTGATTTTATAATGGACAGGGTTTATTAA
- the comD gene encoding sulfopyruvate decarboxylase subunit alpha, which produces MKASKGVYDAIKKSKIDFIVGVPCANLKNVINLISDNGKDNNKNNNQIKYIPATREEEAIGICTGAHLAGRKTCLLMQNSGLGNSINAIGSLCKVYQIPILIIISHRGELKEKIPAQIPMGRWTKKLLETAEIPYYCPKTPEEAYKIIPYASEYSETMGYPVAVLLDALYWEYDG; this is translated from the coding sequence ATGAAAGCAAGCAAAGGTGTATATGATGCAATTAAAAAATCAAAAATAGATTTTATTGTAGGAGTTCCATGTGCAAATTTAAAAAACGTTATAAATTTAATCAGCGATAATGGTAAAGATAATAATAAAAATAACAACCAAATAAAGTATATCCCCGCCACAAGGGAGGAAGAAGCTATTGGGATATGTACCGGAGCTCACCTGGCTGGAAGAAAAACCTGCCTATTAATGCAAAATTCAGGACTTGGAAACTCAATTAATGCAATAGGCTCCCTATGTAAAGTATATCAAATACCAATATTAATTATTATAAGCCATAGAGGAGAACTAAAAGAGAAAATACCTGCCCAAATCCCAATGGGTAGATGGACTAAAAAATTACTTGAAACCGCTGAAATTCCATATTACTGTCCAAAAACACCAGAAGAAGCATATAAAATAATACCTTATGCATCTGAATATTCTGAAACTATGGGTTATCCTGTTGCAGTATTGTTGGATGCATTATATTGGGAATATGATGGATAA
- a CDS encoding DUF6541 family protein, with amino-acid sequence MDIIYFIILLILIYMINPLKNEEKLITTPFLTVSYIVITSYILSVLNIPMYKILYFLPLIILILYRINFKLNNLKSIIQIHYSKSYSILFLIVAISLFVGYIIFPSNPATTTDIQFHSYKTKAMMEDKTIFYKIDEIPYKYYVNYPAGLHSVLYFLSSKISDILNAVQFMKFYIILLFVLGFYLIGNEIKKGMGYFVAIFVPTMNIYYSFISVILPNYLGYSMMLIVMYFAIRYLKTKEKIYLLLMAFVVSSLTLTHTFPILILSLYLLSLTITHNLKTKNLWISFISGGLFSILLIFNKMSKSIVNYASSKNFSPEPISTISHNILAAFGIMFLYISHKHAVDNENTFLISLIFTFLLICGTYFLSKLKYGKQFILLVIFLVLNIINIKFIHLQIPFFSNQYDSLRMAINIQIIMPIFYGAGLYGIYTVIERSKKTNISIYNIIKPLFITFILLFSTISIYTNYGIISEKQKNTFVIHQNDLKVFEYMNNHNITNQKILNFCEDAGQYLPIYTNNTPFFTYYSFQLNSGSIDNVSFDKFIQSVDDKNYTLFLKICKDENISYIYMSDYLGKYDGGFFNNSKYFKIVYSVGNAKLVKVKNNYTTENITT; translated from the coding sequence ATGGACATAATTTATTTTATAATATTGTTAATATTAATTTACATGATTAATCCATTAAAAAATGAAGAAAAACTCATTACAACACCTTTTTTAACGGTTTCTTATATAGTAATAACATCTTATATATTATCAGTGTTAAATATTCCAATGTATAAGATTTTATATTTTTTACCGTTGATAATTCTTATTTTATATCGTATTAATTTTAAACTAAACAATTTAAAATCAATAATCCAGATTCACTATTCAAAATCATATTCTATTTTATTTTTAATTGTTGCCATATCTCTTTTTGTAGGATATATAATATTTCCATCAAATCCAGCAACTACAACGGATATTCAATTTCATTCCTATAAAACAAAGGCTATGATGGAAGATAAAACGATATTCTATAAAATAGATGAGATACCTTATAAATATTATGTAAATTACCCAGCAGGTCTTCACTCAGTTTTATATTTTTTATCGTCAAAAATTAGCGATATATTAAATGCTGTGCAGTTTATGAAATTTTATATCATTTTATTATTTGTTTTAGGATTTTATTTGATAGGTAATGAAATAAAAAAAGGAATGGGATATTTTGTAGCTATTTTTGTACCTACAATGAATATATATTATAGTTTTATATCGGTAATTCTTCCGAATTATTTGGGATATTCAATGATGCTTATTGTAATGTATTTTGCTATAAGATATTTAAAAACTAAGGAAAAGATATATCTTTTATTGATGGCGTTTGTGGTATCATCCTTAACTCTAACACATACCTTTCCAATATTGATATTAAGTTTATATTTACTATCTCTTACAATAACCCACAACTTAAAAACAAAAAATTTATGGATTTCATTTATTTCAGGCGGTTTATTTTCAATATTATTGATATTTAATAAAATGTCAAAAAGTATAGTAAATTATGCATCATCAAAAAATTTTAGTCCTGAGCCTATTTCAACTATTTCCCATAATATATTAGCAGCATTTGGTATTATGTTTTTATATATATCCCATAAACATGCAGTGGATAACGAAAATACCTTTTTAATATCCTTAATATTTACATTTCTTTTAATATGTGGAACCTATTTTCTTTCAAAGTTAAAATATGGAAAACAGTTTATATTGCTTGTTATTTTTTTGGTATTAAATATTATAAATATAAAATTTATACATCTACAAATTCCATTTTTCTCAAATCAATACGATAGTTTAAGGATGGCTATAAATATTCAAATTATCATGCCAATATTTTATGGTGCAGGTTTATATGGCATATACACAGTAATAGAACGCTCTAAAAAAACCAATATAAGTATATATAACATAATAAAACCACTTTTCATAACTTTTATATTGTTATTTTCTACGATTTCAATATATACAAATTATGGAATAATCTCAGAAAAACAGAAAAATACATTTGTAATACACCAAAATGACTTAAAAGTCTTTGAATATATGAATAACCATAATATAACAAATCAAAAAATATTAAATTTTTGTGAAGATGCTGGTCAATACTTACCAATATATACAAATAATACCCCATTCTTTACATATTACTCATTTCAATTAAATAGTGGCAGTATAGATAATGTTTCATTTGATAAGTTCATACAATCCGTAGATGATAAAAATTACACGCTCTTTTTAAAGATATGTAAAGATGAAAATATATCCTACATATATATGTCGGATTATTTAGGAAAATATGACGGAGGATTTTTTAATAATAGCAAATATTTTAAGATAGTATATAGTGTTGGAAATGCAAAATTGGTAAAAGTAAAAAATAATTATACTACGGAAAATATAACAACATAA
- a CDS encoding class III signal peptide-containing protein, with translation MGIKKLFSKKGQISMEIAILVFGSILVSTISIYYYISNYLDSHPENVGKVANNTTSSFGNVSIKYANSIKSI, from the coding sequence ATGGGCATTAAAAAGCTTTTTTCCAAAAAAGGACAGATTTCAATGGAAATTGCTATTTTAGTTTTTGGTTCTATTTTAGTTTCTACTATATCAATTTATTACTATATATCTAACTATTTAGATTCACATCCTGAAAATGTTGGAAAAGTAGCAAATAACACCACATCTTCATTTGGCAATGTTTCTATAAAATATGCAAATTCAATTAAAAGCATATAA
- a CDS encoding class III signal peptide-containing protein: MKMLKKLTSKKGQVSMEIGILVAAAVAVAAIAAYFYAKNVKGAAKHSGEAANSSIGNMSTAANNYANKLSNI, from the coding sequence ATGAAAATGTTAAAAAAATTAACCTCCAAAAAAGGACAAGTTTCAATGGAAATTGGTATTTTAGTTGCCGCCGCAGTTGCCGTAGCTGCAATAGCTGCATACTTCTATGCAAAAAACGTTAAAGGTGCTGCAAAACATTCAGGAGAGGCAGCAAATAGTAGCATAGGAAATATGAGTACTGCAGCAAATAACTATGCTAATAAACTGAGCAATATATAA
- a CDS encoding transcriptional regulator has protein sequence MNKLFNSAVRVKILALLYGMECCEFGYLKERLKLTDGNLEHHLNKLENYELITQKKTVIRNKLKTEVKITKKGKDEFKNYLEEILRLSKSE, from the coding sequence ATGAATAAGTTATTTAATTCTGCGGTTAGGGTAAAGATATTGGCATTACTATACGGTATGGAATGTTGTGAATTTGGATATTTAAAAGAAAGATTAAAATTAACGGATGGAAATTTAGAGCATCATCTAAATAAATTGGAAAATTACGAATTAATAACGCAGAAAAAAACAGTAATAAGAAACAAACTTAAAACAGAAGTTAAAATAACCAAAAAAGGAAAAGATGAATTTAAAAATTATTTGGAAGAAATTCTAAGGTTATCAAAATCTGAATAA
- the mfnE gene encoding [5-(aminomethyl)furan-3-yl]methyl phosphate kinase: MHLIKIGGSLTYYAKPLLNKLKRFSDEYEEKIIVVPGGGAFANVVRELNEKGGLNNRSSHKLATMSMDMMGIYFSEISNIKTADNLYDAKYILKNDNIVILLPSKIVLSTDELPCSWDVTSDSIGAHIARLLNLNSIIIATDVDGIYDNYPEGKLLNTINAKSIKGFTSVDSYLPKLLLKHNIECFVVNGKYPDRIISILKNNNDIYTKINLQ; encoded by the coding sequence ATGCATCTGATAAAGATAGGAGGAAGTTTAACATATTATGCAAAACCACTATTAAATAAATTAAAGCGTTTTAGCGATGAGTATGAAGAAAAAATAATTGTAGTGCCCGGTGGTGGAGCATTTGCCAATGTTGTTAGAGAATTAAATGAAAAGGGTGGATTGAATAATAGGAGCTCACATAAACTTGCCACCATGTCTATGGATATGATGGGTATTTATTTCTCTGAAATTTCTAACATTAAAACAGCCGATAATTTATACGACGCAAAATATATATTAAAGAATGATAATATTGTTATACTACTTCCATCAAAAATTGTATTATCAACGGATGAGCTCCCCTGTTCATGGGATGTTACATCGGATTCAATAGGAGCTCATATTGCCAGACTTTTGAATTTGAATAGTATTATAATTGCCACTGATGTTGATGGCATATATGATAACTATCCAGAAGGAAAACTATTAAATACTATAAATGCAAAATCCATTAAAGGTTTCACATCGGTTGATAGTTATTTACCAAAATTATTATTAAAACACAATATCGAATGTTTTGTGGTTAATGGGAAATATCCCGATAGAATAATAAGTATTTTAAAAAACAACAATGATATATATACCAAAATTAACTTACAATAA
- a CDS encoding zinc finger domain-containing protein, translating to MKYRCTSCNAEIAPREHATKFLCPNCGKAEIVRCEKCRKLSNPYKCPNCGYEGP from the coding sequence ATGAAATATAGATGCACATCATGCAATGCAGAAATAGCTCCAAGAGAGCATGCTACAAAATTTTTATGTCCAAACTGCGGAAAGGCAGAGATAGTAAGATGTGAAAAATGCAGAAAATTGAGCAACCCCTACAAATGTCCAAACTGTGGATATGAGGGACCATAA
- a CDS encoding elongation factor 1-beta, with amino-acid sequence MAKVMAKLKVMPVSPEVDKENLKKKVKETVEKMDTICRNISDEPLAFGLYAIYVLIEMEEREGGTEPIENAISQLDDVESVEAVEVSLV; translated from the coding sequence ATGGCAAAGGTTATGGCGAAATTAAAAGTAATGCCTGTAAGTCCAGAAGTGGATAAAGAAAATTTAAAGAAAAAAGTAAAAGAAACCGTAGAAAAAATGGATACAATATGCAGAAATATATCTGATGAGCCATTGGCATTTGGTTTATATGCAATATATGTTCTTATAGAGATGGAAGAAAGGGAAGGCGGAACAGAACCTATTGAAAATGCAATATCTCAATTGGACGATGTAGAAAGTGTAGAGGCAGTAGAGGTTTCATTAGTTTAA
- a CDS encoding 50S ribosomal protein L22, with product MSKLNYKVEADPSKTARAMGRALRISRKHAVEICREINGMKLNDAIAYLNRVIELKQVVPFKRHGKDVPHRKGKYGWTAGRFPQKASSEILKVLDNAKKNAEYKGLNTDKLRIKHISSNKGFTIKRYMPRAFGRASPKFQETVHIQVILEEFH from the coding sequence ATGAGTAAGTTAAATTATAAAGTAGAAGCAGACCCAAGCAAAACCGCAAGAGCTATGGGTAGAGCTCTAAGAATTTCAAGAAAGCATGCAGTTGAAATTTGCAGAGAGATAAATGGTATGAAGCTAAATGATGCTATTGCATACTTAAATAGAGTAATTGAGTTGAAACAGGTTGTTCCATTTAAAAGACATGGAAAAGATGTTCCTCACAGAAAAGGAAAATATGGTTGGACAGCAGGAAGATTCCCACAAAAAGCATCAAGTGAAATATTGAAAGTTCTCGACAATGCAAAGAAAAATGCAGAATACAAAGGGCTTAACACCGACAAATTGAGAATAAAACATATATCCTCAAACAAAGGATTTACAATAAAGAGATATATGCCAAGGGCATTTGGTAGAGCATCACCTAAATTCCAAGAAACAGTTCATATTCAAGTAATATTGGAAGAATTCCATTAA
- a CDS encoding 30S ribosomal protein S3: MIERAFVKENVVETLVDEYLKNKLPRAGYSHMDIKKTPVGTRITVFAEKPGFVIGRKGRMVKELTETIANKYGVENPQIEVKQIQNPDLDPEVVAQKIASSLERGMHFRRVAHSAVRRVMGAGAKGIVIIISGKLTGERSRTEKFMEGYMKHCGEPSEVLVKKAHKLAKLKLGIIGVTVKIMPPEIVLPDEIVIRDGAGEVQEVAVNESAAVVGEVSEE; encoded by the coding sequence ATGATTGAAAGAGCATTTGTAAAAGAGAATGTTGTAGAAACATTAGTTGATGAGTATCTCAAAAACAAGTTACCAAGAGCAGGATACAGCCACATGGATATAAAAAAGACACCAGTAGGAACAAGAATAACAGTATTCGCTGAAAAACCAGGTTTTGTAATTGGAAGAAAGGGTAGAATGGTAAAAGAATTAACCGAAACCATTGCAAATAAATATGGCGTAGAAAATCCTCAAATTGAAGTTAAACAAATCCAAAATCCTGATTTAGACCCAGAGGTTGTAGCCCAAAAAATAGCCTCATCTCTTGAAAGGGGTATGCATTTCAGAAGAGTTGCTCACTCAGCAGTTAGAAGGGTTATGGGAGCAGGTGCAAAAGGTATTGTTATAATTATCTCAGGAAAATTAACTGGTGAAAGGTCAAGAACAGAAAAATTCATGGAAGGATATATGAAACACTGCGGAGAACCATCAGAAGTTCTTGTTAAAAAAGCACATAAACTTGCAAAATTAAAACTTGGGATAATTGGTGTTACTGTAAAAATCATGCCCCCAGAGATTGTATTACCTGATGAAATTGTTATAAGAGACGGTGCTGGGGAAGTTCAAGAGGTAGCAGTAAATGAATCAGCAGCAGTAGTAGGAGAAGTATCAGAAGAATAA
- the rpmC gene encoding 50S ribosomal protein L29: protein MAILKASDIREMNISEMNEKLAELKKELMKENANKATGGSPSNPGKIKEIKRTIARIYTIMNEKKGEAEA, encoded by the coding sequence ATGGCTATATTAAAAGCTAGTGATATAAGAGAAATGAATATTTCTGAAATGAATGAAAAATTAGCTGAGTTGAAAAAGGAGCTCATGAAAGAAAATGCAAATAAAGCCACTGGAGGCTCTCCATCAAATCCTGGTAAGATTAAAGAGATAAAAAGGACAATTGCAAGAATATATACAATAATGAATGAGAAGAAAGGAGAAGCTGAGGCATAA
- the yciH gene encoding stress response translation initiation inhibitor YciH has product MPEICPRCGLPKELCVCEEIAKEEQKIKIYVAKRRFGKLMTVIEGFDTDLIDVKDLAKKLKDICACGGTVKKDSIELQGDHRRKVEEALVKMGFSKDTIEVR; this is encoded by the coding sequence ATGCCTGAAATTTGTCCAAGATGTGGGCTACCAAAAGAATTATGTGTATGCGAAGAAATTGCAAAAGAAGAACAAAAAATAAAAATATATGTTGCAAAAAGAAGATTTGGAAAATTAATGACTGTAATTGAAGGTTTTGATACAGATTTAATTGATGTAAAAGACCTTGCAAAGAAATTAAAAGATATATGTGCATGTGGAGGAACTGTAAAAAAGGATTCCATTGAATTGCAGGGAGACCACAGGAGAAAAGTTGAAGAAGCTCTGGTAAAGATGGGATTCTCGAAGGATACTATTGAAGTTAGATAA